Within Desulfolithobacter dissulfuricans, the genomic segment CTTTTTTTCCTGTTTGTCAATGTTTCGGTAGCTCACCTGGTGTAGCATCGTTTGCGCATCCTCTTGGTTAAGATTGTCTGAAGTTGCCGGTTACTTTGTGGTGTGTTATCCGTGCTCCCCAACGGATATGTCTGGTTCATGCACGGAAAAGGTATGTTTTTTCACTGTGATATCTACCTAATAGATAGGTACTCTCCTGTCGCTTGTCAAATGGGTGAAAGAAAAGAACAGGATGGCGGGTCCGCAGCCTCGGGTGTTCGGGCACCGTTATTTCCTTTTCAAAAACACGGGAACTGAGTACTTTTTCAACTCCAGGCCCTGGCAGGTCGTGGCCGGCGGGAAAATTTCTGCCGGCTCCTGCCGCCTGAACCAGAAATCAAGAGATGGCAGGCGTTGCGATGATGGATCGCCGCCGCTGTCCTGAGATCAGGCTCAATATTCATGAAAATCGCCCTTGTTCAGACCAATCCGGTGATCGGCGCCTTTGAGCGCAACCTGCGACAGGTCCAGGCGTGGCTGGAAAAGGCCCACCTGGCGGGATGCGATCTTGCCGTTTTTCCCGAGCTGACCCTGTGTGGCTATCCACCGCAGGACCTGCTGGAACGCTCCACTTTTCTCGAAGCCCATGACCGCGCTCTCCAGGAGCTGCTTGGTTTTTGCGGCGAAATGGCCTGTGTGGTCGGAGTGCCGGTACTTCGTCACGGGCCGGGTAAGCCCCTTTATAACTCGGCCCTGCTGATCGACGGAGGCCGGGTTGTTTTCCGGGCCCGTAAACAGCTCCTGCCCACATATGATGTCTTTGACGAGTCCAGGTATTTCGAGCCCGGTGAACCGGCGCTGGCCTTTCCCTTCCGTGGCCAGCGGCTGGGACTGTCGGTCTGTGAGGATATCTGGTCCGAGCCCCTGCGTTATCCGCTCAATCCGGTGACAGAACTGGTGGCTGCAGGCCGGCCCGATGTGCTGATCAATATCTCCGCCTCGCCCTATTATCACGGTAAGCTTGAAGAGCGGGCCCGGGTTTTTCGCGATCTCTGCCGGTCCCAGGGGCTCCCTCTCCTCTACGTCAACCAGGTGGGCGGCCAGGATTCGCTCCTCTTTGACGGCCACTCCCTGGCCATGGACAGGGAGGGACGGGTGTGCCGGGTCGCGGCGGGGTTTGCCGAGGATATGCTGGTGATCGACACCGACCACTGGCAGGAAGGGGCGCCGGTCCCGCCCCCGACGGATACCATTGATCAGGTTTTTGCCGGCCTGGTCATGGGGACCCGGGATTATCTCCACAAGATCGGTTTCAAGCAGGCTGTGCTCGGCCTGTCGGGTGGCATCGACTCGGCGGTGACCGCGGTTATCGGCTGTGCGGCCCTGGGGGCGGACAACGTGCTCTGTGTGGCCATGCCGTCGCCCTATACCTCGCAGGCCAGTGTGGATGATGCCCGCAACCTGGCCGGGAACCTTGGCTGCGGATTCGAACTCCTTCCCATCCACCGGACCATGGAGGCCTACCGGGAGACCCTGGCCCCGCTCTTTGCCGGGCTGGCCGACGATGTGACCGAGCAGAATATCCAGGCCAGGATCCGGGGCAACCTGCTCATGGCCCTGTCCAACAAGTTTGGCCACCTGCTCCTGTCCACCGGTAACAAATCCGAGCTGGCGGTGGGGTACTGTACCCTGTATGGGGACATGAGCGGCGGTCTGGCCGTGCTCGCCGATGTGCCCAAGGTCATGGTCTACGAGCTGGCCCGGTGGATCAACCGGGACCGGGAGGTCATTCCGGAGCATATCCTGACCCGGCCGCCCACGGCCGAGCTCAAGCCGGACCAGTGTGATCAGGATGACCTGCCCCCCTACGAGATCCTCGATCCCATCCTGGAGGCCTACCTGGAAGAGAACCTGAGTGTTGATGGTATTGTCGCCCGGGGATTTGACCGGGCGGTGGTCTGCGATGTCATCCGCCGGATCAAGCGAAACGAGTACAAGCGCAAGCAGGCACCCCTGGGACTCAAGGTGACCTCCAAGGCCTTTGGGTATGGTCGGCGCTATCCCATCGTCCAGGGATTTGTGGAAGAGTGAGAGGGACCCGGTCCTGTCTCGCCCATCGGCTGGATGTGAACTTTATTGTGCATGGATAGATCGTGTCTATAAACCGTAACAGTATAGCTGTCCTTTTCCTGGTTCTCGGGAGCATGGTTCTCATCGGGTACCTGGTGGTACGCGAGAGCCGGACAAAACGACCGGAGCAGATTGCTGTTACCACGGCCGGATACGTGGAGATGTGCCTGACCTGTCATAAGGACGAAAAACTGGACCCGGCCCATGATGCCATGGTGGTGGGGTGTTCCCCCTGCCATCTGGGCGACCCCATGGCCATTGACAAGGAAAAGGCCCACCAGGGGATGGCGCTCAATCCCGGAGATCTGCGGGTGGTCGAGAAAACCTGCGGTACCGAGGGGTGTCATCCGGCCGATATCCACAAGGTGAAAAATTCGCTCATGGCCACCAACCGCGGCATCCTGGCCACACTGCTCTACTACTGGGGCGAGGCCGAGACCCAGGATGGTGATTTTTCGGTGGAACAGCTGCTGGAAAGCGGCGAGACTTCGCTGGCGTTGGACTATTTTCGCAAGCTCTGCGCCACCTGCCATCTCTGGAAACAGAAAAATGACCTGCCCGGTGCGCCGGCTTTCTTTAACGAGAAGGGTGGGGGCTGCTCGGCCTGCCATTACATCCTGCCCGAAGGGGTCAGGCGGTTGACCGTGACCGATTTTGAACCTGAAGCAGCCCGGGATGCGACCGGGGCCGAGGGGGCAGAGAAAAAGAAACCCCATCCCTATATCATCAAGAAGGTGCCGGAGGAGAACTGTATCCGCTGCCATAACCGGTCGGGTCGCATCGGCATTTCCTACACCGGTATATTTGAGGCGGAAGGGTATGGTACGCCCTATGAAAAGGGGCATCTGTCGTCAAAGCGGCTGCCCGGTGACCGGTTCTACCTGGAGATTGCCGAGGATGTCCACCACAAAAAGGGCATGGCCTGTATAGACTGCCATACCCGTGATGAGATCATGGGTGATGGCACCAGTTACGCCCATTATGAAGAGCAGCTGGAGATCAGTTGTGAGGGATGTCATTCCCGGCAACCGGGTAAGACTCGGAAAGGCAAGGATATGACCAATATCAGGCAGGAGGGGGACAGTTTTGTCCTTATCGGCAAGAACGACGGGGTAAAACGCCCGCTTAATCCGCCGAAAAATGAGGCCTGCGAGTATCCTCCCCACAAGCGGCTGACCTGCGAGGCCTGTCATTCCACCTGGGTGCCGCAATGTTACGGCTGTCATGCCAAGCGGGATGCCCGGGAAACCCATCTCGACAAGCTGACCCTCGAGGAAACCCCGGGTTGGTGGGAAGAGGGGCGTTCCTATATCCGATATGAACAACCCATGCTCGGCGTGTGGGAGGATGAGGTCGTGATCGTCACCCCCGGCTGTCAGGATGTGGTGACGCTGATCGATGAAGAGGGGAAAATCGAGGGCGGTTTCAACCGGTTCACCATGGCGGCCATCAATCCCCATACTACCCAGCGCGAGGGCAGGACATGCAAGGACTGTCATGCCACTCCCAAGACCGTCGGCCTCGGTACCGGCACGGTATGGAAAGAGGACGGCCAGTGGCATTTCAGCCCCGTGGACCAGGGGGTGGAAACCGTGGCCGGCCGGACAGTGGGATTCGACGCCTTTGTCACCATCGACGGCGAGCCCCTGCAGCACGGATCACGCTCGAGCCTGCGGCCATTCAACAGGGACGAGCTTAAGCGGATTCTCCGGGTGGGCCTCTGCCTGGAATGCCACACCAGCTACGATGATCCGGCCTTCCGTAATTATGATCCCAAAAAGCCCTGTCCGGTATACAAGGAACCGTAAGCGGTGAGAGTGACGAGGCGCGTCTGGCTGTCAGACCAAGATAATCAGACTTGCTCCCTTCGCGCATCTGGCCCGCTGCCAGACGCTCATGAATTCAGTTTCACGTAAACAGCAGTTATGTGGCGAACCCTGTGGATCATCAGCTTCTGTGGCGTTCTTTTCTGGTCAGGCATCGGGCCGAAGGATTACCTTATCTGGTTCCTGGAGGTCTTTCCGGCTCTGATCGGGGCTGTGCTTCTGGCTGCCACCTATAAAAGTTTCCGCCTCACCCCGCTTTGCTATTTTCTCATTCTGGTCCACTCGATCATCCTCATGGTGGGAGGCCATTACACCTATGCCGAAGTACCGCTCTTTGACTGGCTCAAGGAGGCCTTTGATCAGAGCCGTAACAATTACGACAAGCTGGGCCATCTGGCCCAGGGCTTCATCCCGGCCATCATTGCCCGGGAGGTCGTGATCCGCAAAAAGGTTTTCTCTACTGCGGCCTGGCGCAATTTTTTCATTGTCTGTTTCTGTCTTGGTTTTGCCGCCTTTTACGAGTTGATCGAATGGTGGGCAGCGCTTCTCAGCGAGGAAGCTAAGGAATCATTCCTCGGCACTCAGGGCTATATCTGGGACACTCAATCGGACATGGCCTTCGCTCTCTCTG encodes:
- a CDS encoding NAD+ synthase, translated to MKIALVQTNPVIGAFERNLRQVQAWLEKAHLAGCDLAVFPELTLCGYPPQDLLERSTFLEAHDRALQELLGFCGEMACVVGVPVLRHGPGKPLYNSALLIDGGRVVFRARKQLLPTYDVFDESRYFEPGEPALAFPFRGQRLGLSVCEDIWSEPLRYPLNPVTELVAAGRPDVLINISASPYYHGKLEERARVFRDLCRSQGLPLLYVNQVGGQDSLLFDGHSLAMDREGRVCRVAAGFAEDMLVIDTDHWQEGAPVPPPTDTIDQVFAGLVMGTRDYLHKIGFKQAVLGLSGGIDSAVTAVIGCAALGADNVLCVAMPSPYTSQASVDDARNLAGNLGCGFELLPIHRTMEAYRETLAPLFAGLADDVTEQNIQARIRGNLLMALSNKFGHLLLSTGNKSELAVGYCTLYGDMSGGLAVLADVPKVMVYELARWINRDREVIPEHILTRPPTAELKPDQCDQDDLPPYEILDPILEAYLEENLSVDGIVARGFDRAVVCDVIRRIKRNEYKRKQAPLGLKVTSKAFGYGRRYPIVQGFVEE
- a CDS encoding DUF2238 domain-containing protein, producing MWRTLWIISFCGVLFWSGIGPKDYLIWFLEVFPALIGAVLLAATYKSFRLTPLCYFLILVHSIILMVGGHYTYAEVPLFDWLKEAFDQSRNNYDKLGHLAQGFIPAIIAREVVIRKKVFSTAAWRNFFIVCFCLGFAAFYELIEWWAALLSEEAKESFLGTQGYIWDTQSDMAFALSGSIFALLLLGKLHDRQLEEISLYRRS